The following are encoded in a window of Cryobacterium sp. CG_9.6 genomic DNA:
- a CDS encoding BMP family ABC transporter substrate-binding protein: protein MTITTRKAALGGLAMFGVIALLAACAPAPTETDSGSGAAASDFVPCIVSDFGGFNDKSFNQSSFEGITAASEELGVEFNQAESTTADQYSGNVSSMVDQGCNFILTVGFALANATRDAAQANPDVQFAIIDSALSNDDFSPLTLDNVKPVLYDTAQAAYLAGYLAAGTTKTGTVGTYGGLQFPSVTIFMDGFADGIAYYNEQNGTSVQLLGWDKAAQTGTFAGSFDDISAGKTISQSLIDQGADIILPVAGPLFQGTAQAITESGKDVSIVGVDSDLFETTPEFGSLYLTSVMKQMAEATKQIIVDAAGGTFSSEAYVGTLENEGVLLAPLHDFESKVDPALVTEIEALQASIIAGDIVVTSDATPK from the coding sequence TTGACAATCACGACCCGCAAGGCCGCCCTCGGCGGACTTGCCATGTTCGGCGTTATCGCCCTGCTGGCCGCCTGTGCGCCAGCCCCCACCGAGACCGATTCGGGCTCAGGCGCTGCGGCGTCAGACTTCGTTCCGTGCATCGTCTCCGACTTCGGTGGATTCAACGATAAGTCCTTCAACCAGTCCAGCTTTGAGGGCATCACGGCCGCTTCGGAGGAACTCGGTGTCGAGTTCAACCAGGCCGAGTCCACCACGGCCGACCAGTACTCCGGCAACGTGAGCAGCATGGTTGACCAGGGCTGCAACTTCATCCTCACCGTGGGCTTCGCACTCGCCAACGCAACACGCGATGCCGCTCAGGCGAACCCCGACGTTCAGTTCGCGATCATTGACTCCGCGCTGTCCAACGATGACTTCAGCCCGCTGACCCTCGACAACGTCAAGCCGGTGCTGTACGACACGGCCCAGGCTGCCTACCTCGCGGGCTACCTCGCCGCGGGCACCACCAAGACCGGCACCGTGGGAACCTACGGCGGACTGCAGTTCCCGTCCGTCACCATCTTCATGGACGGCTTTGCCGATGGCATCGCGTACTACAACGAGCAGAACGGCACCTCTGTTCAGCTCCTCGGCTGGGACAAGGCCGCGCAGACCGGAACCTTCGCCGGAAGCTTCGACGACATCAGCGCTGGCAAGACCATCAGCCAGAGCCTGATCGACCAGGGCGCCGACATCATTCTTCCCGTTGCCGGACCGCTCTTCCAGGGCACCGCACAGGCCATCACGGAGTCCGGCAAGGACGTCTCCATCGTGGGCGTTGACAGCGACCTCTTCGAGACCACCCCCGAGTTCGGCTCGCTCTACCTCACCTCGGTGATGAAGCAGATGGCAGAAGCCACCAAGCAGATCATCGTCGACGCCGCCGGCGGAACCTTCTCCTCCGAGGCCTACGTGGGCACGCTCGAGAACGAGGGTGTCCTGCTGGCACCGCTGCACGACTTCGAGTCCAAGGTGGACCCGGCGCTCGTCACCGAGATTGAGGCCCTGCAGGCATCGATCATTGCCGGCGACATTGTTGTGACCTCGGACGCAACCCCGAAGTAG
- the sdhA gene encoding succinate dehydrogenase flavoprotein subunit, with protein sequence MTSPASSSAPTVSTVVDGVHYHQFDIVIVGAGGAGMRAAIEAGPHANTAVISKLYPTRSHTGAAQGGMAAALANVEEDNWEWHTFDTIKGGDYLVDQDAAEILAKEAIDAVMDLENMGLPFNRTPEGKIDQRRFGGHTRDHGKSPVRRACYAADRTGHMILQTLYQNCVKRGINFFNEYYVLDLVMTEVDGVEQPSAVVAMDLSSGELHVFQGKAFIFATGGFGKIYKTTSNAHTLTGDGVGIVWRKGLPLEDMEFFQFHPTGLAGLGILLTEGARGEGAILRNASGERFMERYAPTIKDLAPRDIISRCMLKEVAEGRGAGPEKDYLYLDCTHLGKELLETKLPDITEFARTYLGVDPVTDPVPVMPTAHYAMGGIPTNVKAEVWRNGETVVPGLYAAGECACVSVHGSNRLGTNSLLDINVFGKRAGNNAVEYVKTAEFTPLPADPAKYVRDMVEGIRSSTGTERISVLRKILQEEMDKKAQVFRTEESLTEVTETIHMLRERYKNIGVQDKGRRFNTDLLEAVELGFLLDLAEVVVYSARNRKESRGGHQRDDFPTRDDVNYLKHTMAYLTGDPQSADAGDHIALGWKPVVITRYQPMERKY encoded by the coding sequence ATGACATCGCCCGCATCTTCCTCCGCGCCCACAGTGTCCACCGTCGTTGATGGCGTTCACTACCACCAGTTCGATATCGTCATCGTGGGAGCAGGTGGTGCCGGCATGCGTGCCGCCATCGAGGCCGGCCCCCACGCCAACACCGCCGTCATCTCCAAGCTCTACCCCACTCGCTCCCACACCGGAGCGGCGCAGGGCGGTATGGCTGCTGCCCTCGCCAACGTGGAGGAAGACAACTGGGAGTGGCACACCTTTGACACGATCAAGGGTGGCGACTACCTGGTAGATCAGGACGCCGCCGAGATTCTGGCTAAGGAAGCCATTGACGCGGTGATGGACCTCGAAAACATGGGTCTCCCCTTCAACCGCACCCCCGAAGGCAAGATTGACCAGCGTCGCTTCGGTGGCCATACTCGCGACCACGGCAAGAGCCCCGTGCGCCGCGCCTGCTACGCCGCCGACCGCACCGGTCACATGATTCTGCAGACGCTGTATCAGAACTGCGTCAAGCGTGGCATCAACTTCTTCAACGAGTACTACGTGCTCGACCTGGTCATGACCGAGGTCGATGGCGTCGAACAGCCCTCTGCTGTTGTAGCCATGGACCTGTCCAGCGGCGAGCTGCACGTGTTCCAGGGCAAGGCATTCATCTTCGCCACCGGTGGATTCGGCAAGATTTACAAAACCACCTCCAACGCTCACACCCTCACCGGTGACGGCGTCGGCATTGTCTGGCGCAAGGGCCTGCCCCTCGAAGACATGGAGTTCTTCCAGTTCCACCCGACCGGCCTGGCCGGCCTCGGCATCCTGCTCACCGAGGGAGCACGTGGTGAGGGAGCAATCCTTCGTAACGCCTCGGGAGAGCGTTTCATGGAACGCTACGCCCCCACCATCAAGGACCTCGCTCCGCGTGACATCATCTCGCGCTGCATGCTCAAGGAGGTTGCGGAGGGTCGCGGTGCCGGTCCGGAGAAGGACTATCTCTACCTCGACTGCACGCACCTCGGTAAGGAGCTGCTCGAAACCAAGCTCCCCGACATCACCGAGTTTGCCCGCACGTACCTCGGCGTCGACCCGGTCACCGACCCGGTGCCCGTCATGCCCACCGCCCACTACGCCATGGGTGGCATCCCCACCAACGTGAAGGCCGAAGTCTGGCGCAACGGCGAAACCGTCGTTCCCGGGCTCTACGCCGCTGGCGAGTGCGCCTGCGTGTCGGTACACGGGTCCAACCGTCTCGGTACCAACTCTCTGCTCGACATCAACGTATTCGGCAAGCGCGCCGGAAACAACGCCGTCGAGTACGTGAAGACCGCGGAGTTCACGCCGCTGCCCGCCGACCCGGCCAAGTATGTGCGCGACATGGTGGAGGGCATCCGCTCGTCAACCGGCACCGAGCGCATCTCCGTTCTGCGCAAGATTCTGCAGGAGGAGATGGACAAGAAGGCTCAGGTGTTCCGTACCGAGGAGTCCCTCACCGAGGTCACCGAGACCATCCACATGCTGCGCGAGCGTTACAAGAACATTGGCGTGCAGGACAAGGGTCGTCGCTTCAACACCGACCTGCTCGAAGCCGTAGAACTGGGCTTCCTGCTGGACCTCGCCGAGGTTGTCGTGTACTCGGCTCGTAACCGCAAGGAAAGCCGTGGCGGACACCAGCGCGACGACTTCCCCACCCGTGACGATGTCAACTACCTGAAGCACACCATGGCGTACCTCACAGGCGACCCGCAGTCAGCGGATGCCGGTGACCACATTGCACTTGGCTGGAAACCTGTTGTTATCACCCGTTACCAGCCGATGGAGAGGAAGTACTAA
- a CDS encoding succinate dehydrogenase hydrophobic membrane anchor subunit produces the protein MTTTIDAPRSPYTRSTKKSGVNLEKWGWIYMRVSGVLLVVLIFGHLFVNLMIGEGVNALNFAFVAGKLANPFWQVWDVTMLWLALIHGGNGMRTLVNDYATSNVSRGILKYAILAAVVILIVLGTLVVFTFDPCPAGSPADLLPSFCSAL, from the coding sequence ATGACTACTACCATCGATGCCCCCCGAAGCCCGTACACGCGCAGCACAAAAAAGAGTGGCGTAAACCTCGAAAAATGGGGTTGGATCTACATGCGCGTCTCCGGCGTGCTCTTGGTCGTGCTGATTTTTGGCCACCTTTTTGTCAACCTGATGATTGGCGAGGGCGTCAATGCCCTGAACTTCGCGTTCGTTGCCGGCAAGCTGGCAAACCCGTTCTGGCAGGTCTGGGACGTCACCATGCTGTGGCTGGCCCTCATCCACGGTGGTAACGGTATGCGCACGCTGGTCAATGACTACGCGACGAGCAACGTCAGCCGCGGAATTCTCAAGTACGCCATCCTCGCCGCCGTGGTCATCCTGATCGTGCTAGGCACGCTCGTGGTCTTCACGTTCGATCCCTGCCCGGCCGGCTCGCCTGCCGACCTCCTGCCTTCTTTCTGCTCGGCCCTCTAG
- a CDS encoding glycosyltransferase family 1 protein — MRVALITESFLPTISGVTTSVCKVLAHLARTGHDAILIAPAGAPSEYAGFPVYTVPAIAYRQFPVGLPSPQVQRLLAHFRPDVVHAASPFLLGAQGIAAANRLDIPAVAIFQTDVAGYAARNRLGQATALAWRYVKWVHEGAARTLVPSSSSMTDLSRLHVPHLALWRRGVDLVGFHPNLKNSAAVTDLRKRIAPNNEVIVGYVGRMAPEKQVERLRALRGLGGISVALVGDGPSEPQIARALAGMPVTWLGRLHGAELAQAYASFDIFVHAGTEETFGQTLQEANAAGIPVIAPDAGGPLDLVTHGENGYLFIADDERDLRRQVQRLVRDPALRNRMGEAGRRTVLGRSWTTVCDELLGHYEGVLDERAAVRALTCIPLSLQR, encoded by the coding sequence ATGCGGGTAGCCCTCATCACTGAAAGTTTCCTTCCCACCATCAGCGGAGTCACGACCAGCGTCTGCAAGGTCTTGGCACACCTGGCACGCACCGGTCACGACGCAATCCTTATTGCCCCAGCCGGTGCGCCGTCGGAGTACGCGGGGTTTCCGGTCTACACCGTGCCCGCCATCGCCTACCGGCAGTTCCCGGTGGGGCTTCCGAGCCCGCAGGTGCAACGCTTGCTGGCTCACTTTCGTCCCGATGTGGTGCACGCGGCGAGTCCCTTCCTTCTGGGTGCTCAGGGTATTGCGGCCGCAAACCGGCTGGACATTCCCGCTGTCGCCATTTTTCAAACAGATGTCGCCGGTTACGCCGCACGTAATCGGCTCGGGCAGGCCACTGCTCTCGCCTGGCGCTACGTGAAGTGGGTGCACGAGGGAGCCGCCCGCACCCTGGTTCCGTCCAGCTCCTCGATGACCGACCTGAGCCGTCTGCACGTTCCACACCTCGCCCTTTGGCGACGCGGGGTGGATCTGGTGGGCTTTCACCCCAATCTCAAGAACTCGGCCGCGGTCACCGATCTCCGGAAAAGAATTGCCCCCAATAATGAGGTCATTGTGGGGTACGTGGGACGCATGGCACCCGAAAAGCAAGTGGAGCGCTTGCGTGCTCTACGAGGATTGGGGGGCATCAGTGTGGCTCTCGTGGGGGACGGCCCGTCGGAGCCACAGATCGCCCGTGCACTCGCCGGAATGCCGGTCACGTGGCTCGGCCGACTGCACGGAGCCGAGCTCGCCCAGGCCTATGCCAGCTTTGACATATTTGTGCACGCCGGAACGGAAGAGACCTTCGGGCAGACCTTGCAGGAGGCGAATGCAGCCGGAATCCCCGTCATTGCGCCCGACGCCGGCGGACCCCTCGATCTTGTTACTCATGGCGAGAACGGGTACCTCTTTATTGCCGACGATGAGCGCGACCTGCGCCGGCAGGTGCAGCGGTTGGTGCGGGACCCGGCGCTGCGCAACCGAATGGGCGAGGCCGGACGACGAACGGTTCTCGGGCGGTCCTGGACAACAGTCTGTGACGAGCTTCTCGGTCACTACGAGGGGGTCCTTGACGAACGCGCGGCCGTTCGCGCGCTGACCTGCATACCTCTCTCCTTACAGCGCTGA
- a CDS encoding mannose-1-phosphate guanylyltransferase, whose protein sequence is MPQLPDALDRFYSVIPAGGIGSRLWPLSRADAPKFLHDLTGSGQTLLRDTWDRLAPLAGNQRIMVVTGRAHRAAVERQLPELRDPNVVLESEPRDSTAAIGLAAAILEHREPGVIIGSFPADHVITGESLFRSAVTEAVAAADAGYIVTIGIRPTEPSIGFGYIKSDGALEIPGAENALSVDSFVEKPDPEVAERYLAEGTYLWNAGMFIARADRLLEEIGASEPALLAGLRELAEAWDTPQRGAVVDRVWPSLKKIAIDYSVAEPAAAAGKLVVIPGQFGWDDVGDFASIAKLHSGGRKANLAILGEGARVLADSSSGIVVSHTGRMIALIGVEDIVVIDTPDALLVTTSANAQKVKAVVDALKLSGSSDVL, encoded by the coding sequence ATGCCTCAGCTCCCGGATGCCCTCGACCGTTTCTACAGCGTGATTCCGGCCGGTGGGATCGGGTCGCGTCTCTGGCCGCTGTCACGGGCCGACGCGCCTAAATTTCTGCACGACCTCACCGGGTCCGGTCAGACGCTCCTGCGGGATACCTGGGATCGGTTGGCTCCTCTCGCCGGAAACCAGCGCATCATGGTGGTCACTGGGCGCGCGCATCGTGCTGCCGTGGAACGGCAGCTGCCCGAACTGCGCGACCCGAACGTTGTGCTCGAGAGTGAGCCACGCGACTCCACGGCGGCTATCGGCCTCGCCGCTGCGATTCTGGAGCACCGCGAACCGGGTGTGATCATCGGCTCGTTCCCCGCCGACCACGTCATTACCGGAGAATCGCTCTTTCGCTCCGCGGTCACGGAAGCGGTGGCTGCAGCCGATGCCGGCTACATCGTCACCATCGGGATTCGTCCCACCGAGCCATCCATCGGGTTTGGCTATATCAAGAGCGATGGCGCTCTGGAGATCCCGGGAGCTGAGAACGCACTGTCGGTGGACTCCTTCGTGGAGAAGCCTGATCCCGAGGTGGCCGAGCGCTACCTTGCCGAGGGCACTTATTTATGGAACGCGGGTATGTTCATCGCTCGCGCCGACCGCCTGCTTGAAGAAATCGGGGCGAGCGAACCCGCGCTGCTCGCTGGGCTGCGCGAGCTCGCCGAGGCCTGGGATACTCCGCAGCGCGGTGCGGTCGTTGATCGTGTCTGGCCAAGCCTGAAAAAGATCGCGATTGACTACTCCGTTGCCGAGCCGGCGGCGGCAGCAGGCAAGCTCGTCGTGATTCCCGGACAGTTCGGATGGGATGACGTGGGCGATTTCGCATCCATTGCCAAACTGCATTCCGGAGGGCGCAAAGCGAACCTGGCGATTCTCGGCGAGGGAGCCCGTGTGCTCGCCGATTCGAGTAGTGGAATCGTGGTCAGTCACACCGGTCGCATGATCGCTCTCATCGGTGTGGAAGACATCGTGGTGATCGATACCCCCGACGCCCTGCTCGTGACCACGAGCGCAAATGCCCAGAAGGTGAAGGCTGTCGTCGACGCGCTCAAGCTCTCTGGGAGCAGCGATGTGCTCTAG
- a CDS encoding succinate dehydrogenase iron-sulfur subunit, whose translation MSMSTLDRPTVPEAMQSFTVTFNIRRFNPEVDEEPHWEDFDVEMYPSDRVLDGLHKIKWELDGSLSFRRSCAHGICGSDAMRINGRNRLACKTLIKDLDITKPVYIEAIKGLPLEKDLIVDMEPFFDSFKAVQPFLVSLSAPKDGKERIQTVAQRARFDDTTKCILCAACTSSCPVFWTDGQYFGPAAIVNAHRFIFDSRDDNAAVRLDILNDQEGVWRCRTTFNCTEACPRGIQVTQAIAEVKQAILRGSV comes from the coding sequence ATGAGCATGTCAACCCTGGACAGGCCTACCGTCCCCGAGGCGATGCAGTCCTTCACCGTGACCTTCAACATTCGTCGGTTCAACCCCGAGGTCGATGAAGAGCCGCACTGGGAAGACTTCGACGTTGAGATGTACCCGTCCGACCGGGTGCTCGACGGACTACACAAGATCAAATGGGAGCTGGACGGTTCACTGAGCTTCCGCCGCAGCTGTGCCCACGGTATTTGCGGCTCCGATGCTATGCGCATCAACGGTCGCAACCGGCTCGCCTGCAAGACCCTGATCAAGGACCTCGACATCACCAAGCCGGTGTACATCGAGGCCATCAAGGGCCTTCCGCTCGAGAAGGACCTCATCGTGGACATGGAGCCGTTCTTCGACTCGTTCAAGGCGGTGCAGCCCTTCCTCGTGTCGCTGAGTGCGCCCAAGGATGGCAAGGAACGCATTCAGACCGTCGCTCAGCGTGCGCGCTTTGACGACACGACAAAATGTATTCTCTGCGCGGCATGCACGTCGAGCTGCCCGGTGTTCTGGACGGATGGTCAGTACTTCGGCCCCGCCGCCATCGTGAACGCCCACCGCTTCATCTTCGACTCGCGCGACGACAACGCCGCTGTGCGCCTCGATATCCTCAACGACCAGGAGGGCGTGTGGCGTTGCCGCACGACCTTCAACTGCACCGAAGCATGCCCCCGTGGCATTCAGGTGACTCAGGCCATCGCTGAGGTCAAGCAGGCAATTCTGCGCGGTTCGGTTTAG
- the sdhC gene encoding succinate dehydrogenase, cytochrome b556 subunit, whose translation MPNPSAGTLTSQQKTTSRRPAGTLYRGNAGMWSWVLHRVTGVAIFFFLLVHILDTALIRLSPEAYNAVISQYQTPIMGLGEIALVGAIVFHAFNGLRIILIDFWNAKYQKVMFYVVIGLWVITMLGFAPRHLINVFSEH comes from the coding sequence ATGCCAAATCCGTCGGCAGGAACCCTGACATCTCAGCAGAAGACGACATCACGTCGCCCGGCAGGCACTTTGTACCGGGGCAACGCAGGAATGTGGTCATGGGTCTTACACCGCGTTACCGGTGTGGCGATCTTCTTCTTCTTGCTGGTCCACATTCTCGACACGGCATTGATCCGGTTAAGCCCGGAAGCCTACAACGCGGTGATTTCGCAGTATCAGACGCCCATCATGGGGCTCGGTGAGATAGCCCTCGTGGGCGCCATCGTATTCCACGCCTTCAATGGTCTGCGCATCATCCTCATCGACTTCTGGAACGCCAAGTACCAGAAGGTCATGTTCTACGTGGTGATCGGCCTCTGGGTGATCACGATGCTCGGTTTCGCTCCGCGTCACCTCATCAACGTGTTCAGCGAACACTAG